A stretch of DNA from Hydra vulgaris chromosome 03, alternate assembly HydraT2T_AEP:
tAAGAATACataaagtttacaattttaatgtaaactaatatattttattttttgtgaattcaactaaattcatttaattttaacaggcagccattaaaaagaaatagaaatatataaaaatatatagatcaACATCTTTTCCAATTATCaacacttaaaattaaaattatagctACCAATTACtgttttgtaaacatttaacCATTCTGGTTCCATTAATTGTGTGTAACTTTTTAGATATTTCGCTTATTTGCAAAGTTATTTGGACCAAACTCCGTAATACTATATGTTGAAATCCTGAGTTTGAAAACAgaaagtactttataaatataactaacatatatatatatatatatatatatatatatatatatatatatatatatatatatatatatatatatatatatatatatattatatatatacataaaatatagtatatatatatacataaaatatagtatatatatatatatatattatatatatatattttatatgtatatatatatatatatatatatatatatatatatatatatatatatatatatatatatatatatatatatattatatatatacataaaatatagtatatatatatacataaaatatagtatatatatatatatatatatatatatatatattttatatgtatatatatatatatatatatatatatatatatatatatatatatatatatatatatgtatatatatatatatatatatacatatattatagtatatattacatatatataatacatatattatagtatatattacatatatataatacatatattatagtatatattacatatatatacataatatatactatattatatatatatactatattaaatgatttacttGAATGAATGTTGCATACAAAACAACATCAAGTTAAAGGACAGCTGAAACTCACAAATGATATAGTAAAGAAACCTAccattatcttttattattaaatattcaCTGTATATGACACAAAGTCAGCCATGCTATACATACAGTCTGTTCAACTGACTAGAGGCTACCTGCTAACTGttttagaaaacaaataatTCTACTCCACTTCAGATACTCCTGGTAACATTACAGTCACATGACATATTCACAGttaatctgaaaataaataagattattagtttgttaactaaatatacAAGTTATTGTTACTATATAGGTgtaattctatttaaattttccaGATTATCAAGTTGcaatagtttgttatttttaaaatacatgttTTCGGACTTCTAGTATTCACGTCTAGTGTACGTTACACtatttttaatgactttaaaCCAATTTTATACTAACAATAATACAGTAGACACACACAAGAACACTGCATTGGCTGTCTACATTACATACACATCTATAAGACTCAAAACAGTTCACAACTCTCACTGACCCTTGTTAAACTGCATCAAAGCACTGCACTTATCGACACTCATGTCAAAAAAGTGACTTACAATTGCATAAAAGTTGTTCTGAGCCCTACTAAATGGTCCCAGTGTCAATTCAGAAGTCTGTGGCAATCACCCTGACGGGATACTCCAAGAATAGTCCTTTTGGGGTAACAGAATGGGATACCTTAACAAGATACCCTGGTGTAGACCCAGAGTGGAACTTCTTTTGGGATGCCGGTTTTCGGCAAAAGCTGGAGGTCTTATTGTGTTCATACTGTACCATAAGGCGCAAACCCATACGATACTCGAGACGTCTATGACACACTTATATCAATAATGTATGTTTACCACCCTAATAATACAGACCACATAATAACTACTTATAAAACGAATAACTCTGCTCCATCACTGATACTGTCTACACTCACACTTAAGCTGGACACTAACGTATCTCGAcaattgtttattgttattttttgtttttacaacattttacttatcattttttttagtatttttctaCTTTGAGGCTCTTTTTTTCCACTAGACATCTGttcttttgtacttttatctcactctgttaaactctttttaacttattattcatcTATAAGGCATTCACTGCTTGGTGCAGCTTCACAAAAATGCAttgcatttaaaacataataatgtTTGTCAggagttttgaatttattttgtaataaaattgataattcgtttacaaaattaaacataaagCTCTCTTCAGAAGAAGGTTTGCTCTTTCAAAATGGTTGAATACTTAATAATGAGCAAAGTATGGGCGACTGaagtacttttaaataatagcaTCCCATCAACATTCACAACTAATTCGATTTTCTCCAGATCTGgaaatttactttaatgtttaaaaaattagtttccaAACCATAATAAATGTAATCGCCACCACACTTATTCTGCAGAGGAATGTTACATAGAGTTTTCAATAATTGGAAGTTCCGCATGGccattgttttacaaaataataagttgatTCGATGCAGAATAAGAAGTTTGGTTCACAACAACCCATTCCGCTAATTTTTTTACGTAGATTTCCATTTACTGTTTTGTCTATGTCATCTATAATGTCTGACTCTGATTCTTGTGTCTTGAATCATGGAAACATTTATATCTATAAATGTAGTGTCAGCCCcaaacaaaagtatataatgGACTATTAGAAAGAGAATAGAAAAAGAGATGGGCAAACCACAAACAATTATTTGTAAACAGAAAACTACAAAACTCTTTTCAAATACAAATGGAACTTAAAAGAAAACCTTAAAATAACACCCAGTTTATTTATGTAACtaattagttacaaaaaaataaaaaatatatttttgtaattgaaGCTGTGTAAAACAATGTTTCGTAAGAAAAAGagaattctttttaataatcattactaataatattaaaattgaagcTTTTTTACTTCCAAGCAGCAGAATAAAAAAcgaaaattataaactaaaaagtCTTTAATTATTACccataaatgaaaaatacatatgtaatattataaatactacCACTTTTAACCCTTTAACAGTCCGCGCGTTTTCTTTAAAACGGTCGTTATAAGTTTTGCGTTTTTTTTCAGATGCTGGCACATATGATGGAAAATGTCGGTCAATCAAGCGTAAAGGGTTGTTTGCTACCAATCTAGAGTGAGATTTTTTTGGCTGTTGGCCATATCGTTGAATCATCGATGGGATTAACATTGTTCTAAAGTTTAAAGATGTCATATTACGAcccatttttttacaaattatttgtgCATTAAATGCTGCTAGATTAATTAAATGAGTAAACACTTTCTTGTACCACTTTTTTACCCTTTTTCTTTCAACTTCGTATGATGTCATCATTTTGTCACCTCTATCTACGCCTCCCATATTTTGATTATAATCATCAATAACTAAAGGGAATAACTTTTCTTTCCCAgctcttaaaacatttttagccCCATCAATAGTGCAAGTTGACATGGTATAAACATCCTTTTTATCTTTCCAATGCGTTATcatgatatttgttttttcttcgtAAAGAACTTtgcgttcattttttttttaacttttcatggATAGAAATAGGTAAaccttttctgtttttttcGAAGTGTTCCTATGGTATCTTTAGATCTTAGCAATAATACTGATGAAAGCTCGTAGGAAGAATACCAGCTGTCAATGTAAAGTTTGTAACCCTGATCAAGTAAGCCATGCATAAGAAACATAACGATTTTTGTTGCAACGTAGCGATAATTTGAACTTAGAGTATTAGTCAGCTCAGATCCtgtatataaaatgaatttccATACATATCCTGAATCTGACTCGcataatgaaaaagtttttatactaAATCTGGCACTTTTGCTGCGAATACACTGTTTCCAAGAAAGTCTACCTTTCCACAACAAAAGTGACTCATCAATTGATATATTTTGTGTAGGTGAATACAcgtcttgaaatttttttgtcaaataatccCGTACTGTGCTTATTTTGGATAAAACAGGATATTTATTTGGTAATGTGCTAGAATCaacaaaatgaataaacttATCGATTAACTTGAACTTGTTATAGGATAACAACCACTTAATACCAGCACTTGCAAACAATGGATTTGTGGTGTAATACATTTCATACGTGGGCTTCCAAAGTACtccttgatataaaaaaattgcaatatattGTCTGACCTCTGAAACTGTCACAGGTAACCAACGCCTGATTCTGGATTTAActgataattcttttttatttatagtttggGAAGCATATCGATTAGTTTCATTAACAATAAACTCACAAATTTCATCTGTAAAGTAAAGCTCAAACAAATAAAGAGGATCATTTTTGACTATATCTTGATTGCACCCAGAAATACCGGTAAATTCAAAGGGGTGAACTCTATTATTTGAAGGTTCAGATTTCCATATCGGTGTGTATGAGCCAATACATTTTCTAA
This window harbors:
- the LOC136078807 gene encoding piggyBac transposable element-derived protein 4-like; the protein is MADKQFFSVQKSLTKKRIFTHEEIENYIFDKKEELSEVSEEEKCIGSYTPIWKSEPSNNRVHPFEFTGISGCNQDIVKNDPLYLFELYFTDEICEFIVNETNRYASQTINKKELSVKSRIRRWLPVTVSEVRQYIAIFLYQGVLWKPTYEMYYTTNPLFASAGIKWLLSYNKFKLIDKFIHFVDSSTLPNKYPVLSKISTVRDYLTKKFQDVYSPTQNISIDESLLLWKGRLSWKQCIRSKSARFSIKTFSLCESDSGYVWKFILYTGSELTNTLSSNYRYVATKIVMFLMHGLLDQGYKLYIDSWYSSYELSSVLLLRSKDTIGTLRKKQKRFTYFYP